In the Phaseolus vulgaris cultivar G19833 chromosome 7, P. vulgaris v2.0, whole genome shotgun sequence genome, one interval contains:
- the LOC137829772 gene encoding uncharacterized protein, whose product MPFPMKIQPIDSQVPSEGTRLELAKPVVKSRLKRLLERQFSGVLRNSAPEKISGGEEPQNGSSEFEPSSACLAKMVQNFIEESHEKHSVSHRNRCNCFNRNYDDSSDEESNSLGGSGDSNYSSSEACETLKGLVACASVHERDLLADSAKIVEKNKICKRKDTFCRKIVTDGLLALGYDVSICKSRWEKSPSYPAGEYEYIDVTMGKDRVLIDIDFRSEFEIARSTKAYKTILQNLPYIFVGTCDRLQSIVAIVSEAAKHSLKKKGMHVPPWRRAEYVKAKWLSPYTRTTSFKDQKKEEQQLLKEKLVTAEIETSGKENATVIEWKPPELKPKGSLSGVKIVTGLAVVFDENDNP is encoded by the exons ATGCCTTTTCCGATGAAAATTCAACCAATCGATTCTCAGGTCCCTTCCGAAGGGACTCGGCTTGAGCTGGCCAAGCCGGTTGTGAAGTCGCGCCTGAAGCGGCTCCTTGAGCGTCAATTCTCCGGCGTTCTGAGAAATTCGGCGCCGGAAAAGATCTCCGGTGGCGAGGAACCGCAGAACGGCTCCAGTGAGTTTGAGCCGAGCTCGGCTTGTTTGGCGAAAATGGTGCAGAATTTCATAGAGGAGAGTCACGAGAAGCACTCCGTCTCACACCGCAACCGCTGTAACTGCTTCAATAGGAACTACGACGATAGCTCTGACGAAGAATCAAACTCCCTGGGCGGTTCTGGCGACTCCAATTACTCTTCCAGCGAGGCGTGCGAAACTCTCAAG GGTTTGGTAGCGTGCGCGAGCGTGCACGAGAGGGATTTGCTGGCGGACAGTGCGAAGATAGTTGAGAAGAATAAGATCTGCAAGCGCAAGGACACTTTCTGCAGAAAAATTGTGACTGACGGATTGTTAGCCCTCGGATACGATGTGTCAATTTGCAAATCTCGCTGGGAAAAATCTCCCTCTTATCCCGCCG GGGAATATGAATACATAGATGTGACAATGGGGAAAGATAGGGTTCTAATTGACATTGACTTTAGGTCAGAATTCGAGATTGCTCGATCCACCAAGGCCTACAAGACTATTCTGCAGAACCTTCCTTACATATTCGTTGGCACATGCGATCGGTTGCAGAGCATCGTGGCCATCGTGTCGGAGGCAGCGAAGCATAGTCTGAAGAAGAAGGGAATGCATGTGCCGCCATGGAGAAGAGCTGAATATGTGAAAGCCAAGTGGCTCTCCCCTTACACCCGAACCACTTCCTTCAAAGACCAGAAGAAGGAAGAACAACAGCTTCTGAAAGAAAAGTTAGTCACTGCTGAAATAGAAACTTCCGGCAAAGAAAACGCCACTGTGATCGAATGGAAGCCCCCGGAACTGAAGCCCAAAGGTTCGCTTTCTGGCGTGAAGATCGTGACTGGTTTGGCAGTGGTTTTTGATGAGAATGATAACccataa